One window of the Triticum dicoccoides isolate Atlit2015 ecotype Zavitan chromosome 3B, WEW_v2.0, whole genome shotgun sequence genome contains the following:
- the LOC119276088 gene encoding vesicle transport v-SNARE 13-like has translation MTDVFQGYERQYCEISASLSRKCTAAASQEGEKLKQKASEIKSGIDGAEALIRKMDLEARNLQPSVRAGQLAKLREYKSDLNNLKGTLKRITAGNGQQGAREELLESGMADTLVVSADQRSRLLRTTERQNQTTDRIRDSHRTMLETEELGVSIMHDLHQQRQSLLHANDTLHDVDDSIGKSRKIMGAMVRRMDRNKWIIGLLIALLVLAILVVLYFKFVH, from the exons ATGACCGATGTATTCCAGGGCTACGAGCGCCAGTACTGCGAGATCTCGGCCTCCCTCTCCCGGAaatgcaccgccgccgcctcccaggaGGGAG AGAAACTGAAGCAGAAGGCCTCGGAGATCAAATCCGGCATCGATGGCGCCGAGGCACTG ATAAGGAAGATGGATCTTGAAGCAAGGAACCTCCAACCGAGCGTGAGGGCCGGGCAACTGGCGAAACTGAGAGAATACAAGTCGGATCTTAACAATCTGAAGGGAACGTTGAAGAGAATCACTGCTGGTAATGGCCAACAAGGGGCGAGAGAGGAGTTGCTGGAGTCAGGAATGGCAGATACGTTGGTG GTATCTGCTGATCAAAGGTCAAGATTGCTCAGGACAACGGAAAGGCAAAATCAGACAACTGATAGGATCAGAGATAGCCATAGAACTATGCTGGAAACAGAAGAGCTTGGAGTCTCCATCATGCATGACTTGCATCAGCAGCGCCAGTCTCTTTTGCATGCTAATGATACG TTGCATGACGTGGACGACAGCATTGGCAAGAGCAGAAAGATCATGGGGGCCATGGTGAGAAGGATGGATAGGAACAAGTGGATTATCGGCTTGCTGATAGCCCTTCTTGTTTTAGCGATCCTAGTAGTCCTGTATTTCAAGTTTGTGCACTGA